cattgtgtatatgtaccacagctttcttatccattcatctgctgatggacatctaggttgtttccatgtcctggctgttataaacagtgctgcgatgaacattggggtacacgtgtctctttcaattctggtttcctcagtgtggatgcccaggaatgggattgctgggtcataaggcagttctatttccagtttttcaaggaatctccacactgttctccatagtggctgtattagtttgcattcccaccaacagtgtaagagggttcccttttctccataccctctccagcatttattgcttgtagacttttggatagcagccattctgactggtgtgaaatggtacctcattgtggttttgatgtgcatttctctgataatgagtgatgttgagcatcttttcatgtgtttgttagccatctgtatgtcttctttggagaaatgtctatttagttctttggcccattttttttttttacttttttttaaattttattttatttttaaactttacataattgtattagttttgccaaacatcaaaatgaatctgccacaggtatacatgtgttccccatcatgaaccctcttccctcctccctccccattccatccctctgggtcgtcccagtgtatcagccccacgcatccagtattttttgattgggccgtttatttttctggaattgagctgcaggtgttgcttgtatatttttgagattagttgtttgtcagttgattcatttgctattattttctcccaatctgaagattgtcttttcaccttgcttatagtttcctttgttgtgcagaagctttctaTAGTGActgccaatttacattcacaccagcAGTGTACAGGGATTCTCTTATAACCATAtttgccaacttttttttttgatctcttttcattttgatagCAGATAACCTACTGGAaatggttagttttcattccactccaaaagaaaggtaatgccaaagaatattcaaactaccattcagttgcaatcatctcacatgctagcaaagtaatgtgcaAAATgttccaagctaggtttcaacagcatgtgaaccaagaacatctacatgttgaagctggatttagagaaggtagaggaaccagaaatcaaattgccatctATCAGATCATACAAAAATcaagagattccagaaaaacatctgcttctgcttcattgactatgttaaagtctttgaatgtgaggatcacaacaaattggaaaatttttcaagagatggcaataccagactagctgacctgcttcctgagaaatctgtatgcaagtcaagaagcaacagttagaaccacatatggaaaaacaaactggttcaaaattgggaaaggagtatattaagactgtatattgtcaccctgcttatttaatttatatgcagagtacatcatatgaaatgctgggctggatgaaacacaagctggaatcaagattgctgggagagatatcaataacctcagatatgcagataacaccacccttacggcagaaattgaagatctaaagagcctcttggtgaacgtgaaagaggaaagtgaaaaaactggcttaaaactcaacattcaaaaaactaagatgatggtatccagttccatcactctgtggcaaataggtgaggaaacactggaaacagtgacataggattttattttgggcttcaaaatcactgcagatggtgactgcagccatgaaattaaaagagcttgctccttggaagaaaagttgacagacctcagttcagttcagtcgctgagtcgtgtccgactctttgcgaccccatgaatcgcagcacgccaggcctccctgtccatcaccaactcccggagttcactcaaactcacgtccattgagtcagtgatgccatccagccatttcatcctctgtcgtccacttctcctcctgcccccaatccctcccagcatcagagtcttttccaatgagtcaaatcttctcatgaggtggccaaagtactggagtttcagctttagcatcattccttccaaagaacactcaggactgatctcctttagaacagactggttggctctccttgcagtcctcgggactctcaagagtcttctccaacaccacagttcaaaagcatcaattctttggtactcagctttcttcacagtccaactctcacatccatacatgaccactggaaaaactatagccttgactacggacctttgttggcaaagtaatgtctctggttttgaatatgctatctaggttggtcataacttttcttccaaggagtaagcgtcttttaatttagatagcatattaaaaagcagagatataacaTTGTCGAcaaagtctgtgtagtcaaagctatggtttttccagtagtcatgtgtgaatgtgagagttggaccaaaaagaaagctgagcactgcagaattgatgcttctgaactgtgttgttggaaaaaactcttgagagtcccttggactgcaaggagatcgaaccagtcaatcttaagcaACAAAAGCACAGATAAACAAGTGGAACcgcatcaaactaaaaatctcctgtacagcaaaataaaacatcaacaaaataaaaaggctaccttcaaatggaaaatatatatttccaaacCATATATTCTATAaaaggttaatatctaaaatatataagaaactcatgcagctcaatagcaaaaaaataataaaaaaaagattaaaacttGGCAAATGATttgaagacatttttccaaagaatatatataaatggtCAACAAGTTTattaagatgctcaacatcactaataagcAGGGCCTCGCCAATAAAAACCACAAAAGAGCTATCAGCTCATACCtggtaggttcagttcagttcagttaggttgctcagtcatgtccaactctttgtgaccccatggactgcagcacgccagacttccctgtccatcaccaactaccagagcttgtgtatcaagtcagtgatgccatccaaccatctcatcctctgtcactcccttctcctgtcttcaatctttcccagcatcagggtctttaccaatgaatcagtgcttcacatcaggtggccaaagtattggagtttcagcttcagcatcagtacttccagtgaatattcaggaccaatttcctttaggattgattgggtGTATCTCCTttccatccaagggactctctagagccttttacaacaccacagttcaaaggcataaaatcttcagtgctcagctctctttatagtccaactctcacatccatacataaagaACATTAACGCTAAAATCTGAGTCACTGAGTTCAGATTCTGTCCAAGAGATTTTTTCCTGAATACATCCCACAAATATCTTGTCATCAGTCTCTTCTTCCATTTCACTTCCTCTTATTAAAAGTGTATTTTGTGATTCCATTCTCTTCATCTTCTTTGTCATGACATGATTGCCCATGTCAGGTCTGTTTGTAGCATGACTAAGTTGGCTGCTTGCTGGATTCAAATTGATTTCAAAGTTTCACAGATGGATTtgtaaatggagaaataaaaaaagtacTAGAAATAGAAACAATTCATTTCATATTGCAGCTTACTTTGAGAGATGTAATTTGCTAAAGTATTTAGAAAGAAACTGTTCATTATTTAGCACCCAACTACATCAAGTTTCCTTATACATTGAGCAATGTAAAACCCCTTGGCAGCTAAGGAATTTTGAGCCAGAGCAAATCTGGAGTGATCACACTTCCAGACTTCAAATGATATTTGAAAGTTATAGTTATTGAGCTAGTATGGtactcatgttaaaaaaaatggatcAGAATTGAGAGACCATTAAGAaacatatatgtatcagttcagttcagtcactcagtcatgtgcaactctttgtgaccccatggactgcagcatgccaggcatccctgtccatcagcaactcccagagttttctcaaactcgtgttcattgagtcaatgatgccatccaaccttctcagcctctgtcgttACTTTCTCTtgctgccgtcaatctttcccagcatcagggttttatcaaatgagtcagttctccatatcaggtggccagaattggagtttcagattcatcagtccttcaaataaatattcaggactgatctcctttaggatggactggttggatctccttgaagaccatggcactctcaagagtcttctccaagagcacagtttgaaagcatcaattcttaggtgctcagctttctttattctccaactctcacatccatacatgactactgaaaaaatcatagccttaactagacagacctttgctggtagAGTAATgtaattgctttttaatatgttgtctaggttggtccctccaaggagcaagagtcttaattttatggctgaaatcaccatctgcagttattttggagccccccaaaataaagtctgttactgtttccactgtttcccatctatttgcaaggaagtgatgggaccaggtgccatgatcttagttttctgaatgttaaacgtaaagcaatttttttcactctcctctttcactttcatcaagaaacccTTCaggtcttcttcattttctgccatagggtggtgtcatctgtatatctgaggttattgatattttttcccagcaatcttgattccagcttgtgtttcatccagcccagcatttctcatgatgaactctgcatgatgtactccttttcctatttgcaaccagtgtgttgttccatgtccagttctaagtgttccttcctgacctgcctaaagacttctgaagaggcaggtcaggtggtctgatatttccatctctttaagaattttccaaagtttgtcatgattcacacagtcaaaggctttgggataatcaataaagcagaaatagatgcttttctggaactcttttgcttttttgatgatccagtggatgttggcaatttgatctctgatccctctgccttttctaaaactaacttgaacatctggaagttcacggtccacgctctgttgaagcctggcctggagaattttgagcattactttactagcatgtgatatgagtgcaattgtccagtagtttgagcattctttggcattgcctttctttgggactggaatgaaaactgaccttttccagtcctgtggccactgctgagtttttcaaatttgctgtcatcaaatttcccagcatcatctttctggatttgaaatagctcaactggaattccatcacctccactagctttgttcatagtgatgcttcctaaggcccacttgacttctcattccaggatgtctggttctagctccattatcacaccattgtgattatctgggtcatgaagttcttttttgttcagttcttctgtgtatttttgccacctcttaatatcttctgcttccgttaggtgcctacaatttctgtcctttgtcgagcccacctttgcatgaaatgttcccttggtatttctaatttacttgaagagatctctagtctttcccactgtatcattttcctttatttctttgcactgatcactgaggaagactttcttatctctccttgctatttttggaactgttcattcaaatgagtatatcttttcttttcacctttgcttttcacttctcttcttttcacagctatttgtaaggtttcctcaggcagccattttgcttttttgcatttctttttttagcgATGATATTGAtccctacctcctgtacaatgtcataaacattgtagttcatcaggcactctttctctcaggtataatcccttgaatctatttctcacttccactgtgtaatgaaaggaatttaatttaggtcatacctgaatggtctagtggttttccctgctttcttcaatttaaggctgaatttggcaataagaagttcatgatctcagcaacagtcagctcctagtcttatTTTTGGtcactgcatagagcttctccatctttggctgcaaagaatagaatcaatctgatttttgtattgaccatctggtaatgtgcatgtgtagagtcttctcttgtgttgttggaagagggtgtttgctatgaccagtgtgttctcttgacaaaactctgttagactttgccctgtttcattctgtattccaaggctaactttgcctgttactccaggtatttcttgacttttgcattccagtcccctataatgaaaaggacagcttttttgggtgttggagaaggcaatggcacccaactccagtactcttgcctggaaaatcccatggatggaggagcctggaaggctgcagtccatggggtcgctgagggtcagacacgaccgaatgacttcactttcacttttcactttcatgcattggagaaggaaatggcaaccctctccagtgttcttgcctggagaatcccagggacggggaagcctggtgggctgccgtctatggggtcacacagagtcgaacacgactgaagtgacttagcaatagcaatttgggtgttagttctagatgttcttgtatgtcttcatagaaccgttcaacttctgcttcttcagcattactgatagggacatagacttggattaccctgATATTCAATGGTGTGCCTTCTGTTGttattgagattgcatccaagaactgggtttcagactcttttgttgactatgatggctactccatttcttctaagggagtcttgcccacagtagtaaatataatggtcatctgagttaaattcacccattccagtccattttagttccctgatccctaaaatgttgatgttcactcttgccatttcctgtttgaccactcccagtttgtcttgattcatggacctaacattccagctttctatgcaatattgctctttatgacattggaccttgcttccatcaccagtcacatccacacctggatgttgttttgctttggctacgtctcttcattctttttggagttatttctccactgatctccagtagcatattgggaacctaccgacctggggagttcatctatcagtatcctatctttttgccttttcactcggttcatggggttctcaaggcaagaatactgaagtggtttgccattcccttctccagtggaccatattttttcagaactctccaccatgacctgtccgtcttggttggccctacatggcatggctcatagtttcattgagttagacaaggctgtggtccatgtgatcagattggttagttttttcacttagcataatgccctcaaggtccatccatgttgtcacaaatcacaaggtttccttttttatggctaataactccattttgtgtgtgtgcatgtacatacacatacaacaTCTTCTTTACCTATCCATCCAGTAATGGACAGTCAGGATGCTTCCATGTCTTCACTATTGCAAATAATAATCTACTTCTGTTCCTTACAGGCCTAAAATGTTGTGTCTTCGACCCCTCGTGAGCATTAAGGCCAAGTCTtttagggacttccatggtggtctagtggttcagactccatgcttccactgtagggggcttgggttcgatttgtggttgggggactaagaccctgcatgccgcACAGCACGGCTGTGTATAGTCAATTAACATTTGTGTatagtcaactaatatttgacaaggaaGCCAAGAACACTCAGTGGGAAAAGGACCAATTCTCCAATGAATAATACTGAGAAAATTGTatagccacttgtaaaagaatgaaattggacacCTATCTTACAGCATGAACAAAAATCGACTCAAATTGATTAAGGATAAATACAAgccctgaaaccataaaacatcCAAAATAAAATGTAGGGAAAACTGCTCTGAATTATgcatcttggcaatgatttttttttttatatactaaaGCAAGAGTCAGTGTTGCCTTTAAATAAACTTTGTATCTCCATATACTCTCCAAGTCTgtatgttctttttgtttttttgtcttctctTACCAGTGTGCTAATGGATCTGAAACAGACTTAACACAAATATGGATAATGAATGATATCTTATAGGTTTATTTGTTTTACAACACAAGGTTACAATGATCATACAGTTTCAGGAAGTTGAGGACTTGGAGCCCAATTCAGAAACCAAGTTTTTGACATAGCTCTTCAACCAGTTGATCTCTTGTTTGCAAAAACTTGAAATTCCTTGGCCAAGATTCATCCTTCTTTAGTAACAACTCTAgggtaataatttttattaagcaACTAAAACATCCCACAGACTATTTTGAGACTTAAGGATGGAGTGTAGGTATATGCAGTGTCTTCACAGTAGGattaaaatcacaaaatttaaagataaaaagatcatacataccaatttcccaggcaaagaaataaattataccTAAGTTTAACAACAAATGACCACATTTCTGCTTTCTGATACCACACCTTCTATTTGAGATATATTCCATACAGTTTCTAAaagactttttgttttaaaattgcttctataaatttatatatttcaataaatctaCATATTTTCAATAAAGTTCATTGTGCTTTCTTTTACTACAGATTGAATCTTTTTAAATCTATTCAACAactttatatttcacttttttccatacaCATGACCATTAATTTTTGTCCTCTTGACATAATATCActgatctttgtctttttaagCATAATTATAAGTTAATACACTACGTTTTAACTTAATTGAGTAGTATGAAGTTAAACAGGCTTATTGCTTCACTTAACCTCACCACTACCCTTTACCTAATAGCTGTTTACAAAATGTAAGACTTCCCATTTTTAAATGAaccaatgaaaattatttttgtgtatgttagtTTATATTTAACTaatgtaaataaaacattatttttatatattaatacctACTGTCTCTGcacatttctttttcctaaatgCAGGACTCCAATAATTTCATCTTTTGGGGAGGTTGTATATTTGAATCTTTGTGATTATTTCATCCTTTCCAGTGTGTTTGCTTAATTTTCCAACTTTATGACATTCACAGGTTTTGTAAGTTAGTCTCTGATTTCCCAGAATTGCTGATGAATACTGACTGAACAAAGCATAAAGGCATGGGTTTCAAAATTCATTAACTTTAGTAAATAAAACACTCAAAAACCCTTGAATAAGGCAATACATGGTTGATAAGTGTTAGGTGGTAAAGTTAAATGTTCAAGTGAAATAAAAGACAGGGACAttagaaaaacagaatgaaatgcaAATAGCCAAAGGCACAAAAGAATGCTACATTCATAAGGGAGGGTTTAATAAATATTGTCTTTTAAAGAAGAGAAGGATCAAATCAAACTCAAAATTAGAGGTCTCAATGCTTTTACAATCTAAATTTCTTTTGagtcaaagaaaatttaaaaaatatatattttgtatatattttacataaattctTTGAATGAGcaagaaaatatgatttaaaaataattttaacaagcaattaaatgctaaataaataatcTTGAGTTACATAAGCAGTACATATTCAGTTaagtaaaattaacaaatataattAAGTGGTAATAGTTCCCAAAGTTGGAAATACTTGAAGACTTTGCAAATGAAAGTAACTGAGACTAGACttagatttggagaaggcaatggcaccccactccagtactcttgcctggaaaatcctataggaggaggagcctggtagggtgcagtccatggggtcgctaagagtcggacatgactgagcaacttcactttcactttgcactttcatgcattggagaaggaaatggcaacccactccagtgttctggcctggagaatcccagggacgggggagcctggtgggctgccgtctatggggtcacacagagtcggacacgactgaagtgacttagcagacttagAGATTAGAGAACAAGGTTCAAAATATGATATGCATAAAATCTAAAACTCAGAAtttggtgtttagttgctcagtcatgtccgactctttgcgatcccatggactgtagcccaccaggctcctctgttcataggcttccccaggaaagaatactggagtgggttgccatttccttctttaggtgttctccctgaccaagggatcaaacctatgtttcctgcattaataggcagagtctttaccgctgagcttccagggaagccccaaatcacagaataaatggATTTAACCTTCCAAACattgtttctatttctaaaatatactagAAATTAAAGCATTTGATGCAAGGAATATAATATTGatatttattaatgaaatatcTTGACCATGTATATGATTTCATTGAATACTCAGGACAGGGAAAGCAGAAAAATACAGTCAATGAGCAGCCAGCTGGTACAGAAAAATGTGGGTGAGTCACTCAATGAAGGAGTGAACCATCTCTGAGAACAGCCTGATTAGTCCGCAGCATGGCCTCCAGGACCAGATAACCATTTGGACCTGTGGCGTGAGAGCATGGTCCAGGGATGAACCAACAACATTGATGGCTTCATGAATATCCCTTTGGTGAAGATCAACTATGTGGACCATAGGGTGATGGATGTTAGAATGGACTGACCTTTCATGCCAGGCCATAAGGTTAGCTTGACAGCATCTCAGGGCTTGTCTCCTTAGCAAGTCCAGGCTCCTACTCAGTTTCCTCCAGAGTCCTACTAAGCCAGCTTCCTAGCTAACTCCATATAATGCTTAACTTTAACATTAAGACACATAACATCTTAACTCATGTTTATTGCTAACTTGATAACAGATTCCCATATGCAGGAAATCCATGAACTTGTTATAAAGAATAAGTGCCACATTCATTCACTGAGCATTGACCTACCTGATTTGGAGCCATGTACTGCTTAAAAATTGCCATAGTTGAATGTTTTTGCTTGTGGTTTTTGTATATGTCTCAgtctgggagagagagaaagtgagaaaagCATTGGAAAATCTATGGAGAATGGAAGGAATCCAAAGAGTGCTACTTTAATTGGTGCATTCTAGTCAGTCAGCAATTTTCTTGATAGCATATGTTTGTATAAGCTCATACTTATTAtttaatgaacatatatatatgtgcatgaggggaagaagggaaataaaaggtTTACTGCTACAATTAAAAGTTGAGTATTGAAATATGACTTAAGCATCTCTTGGGGAAATAATTCAAAAACTTAAAATGGAAATcaattttaagcatttttgaCATATGTAATATAGCAATATCTCTTATTAATACTAATCATGAATTCTGACAAAGAAGACCAAAGGAAAAGCTAAATGGaccttaaaaatacttaaaaatatgattcagttgagttcagtttggtcactcagtcatgtccgactctttgcaaccccatgaattgcagcacaccaggcctccctgtccatcaccaactcccagagttcactcaaactcatgtccatcgagtcggtgatgctgtccggcgatctcatcctctgtagtccccttttcttcctgcccccaatccctcccagcatcagagtcttttccaatgagtcaactcttcgcatgaggtggccaaagtactggagtttcagctttagcatcattccttccaaagaacacccaggactgatctcctttagaatggactggttggatctccttgcagtccaagggattctaaagaaataccacagttcaaaatcatcaattcttcagtgctcagctttcttcacagtccaactcacatccatacatgactactggaaaaaacatagccttgactagatggacctttgtggattAGATCCTATGATATTGTAACTTTTGTCTCTAAATGATCAGGTACTCAGTCATTTccctctctgctaccccatggcagactgcagctcaccaagctcctctgctcatggaattttccaggtaaaagttctggagtgggttgccatttccttctccagggggtcctcctgacccaggggtcaacccgtgtcccctgcatctcagtcattggtaggcagattctttaccactgtgccacctgggaaatccaataaTTAGTCTTTTTATTCTCTAACCAAAGTTTCATTAAAACACATCTTATTTTTGAGAACCCATTGGAAATATAGAACAATTAGATGAAAGTTTTAgagtttcatatgaattttataatttagatTATGCTATTGGATATGagggttagttgctaagttatttccaattctttgcaaccctatggacagagaaaacctttagactcctctgttcatgggatttcccaagcaagaatactggagtgggttgcaatttccatCTCCAGTTGGATTCATATATTAGGATATAAATATaagcaccccacgccagtactcttgcctggaaaatcccatggatggaggagcctggtgggctaccatctatgggattgcaaagagtcgtacacgactgaagcgacttagcagcagcagtagcagcagcacaacaTAATTACTTAGAAAATAGTCTAATGAAAAATGTTGATCCAGCATTTTAAAGTTCAATATGTACTCTACTAAGTTAAGAAAATGAAGTCCACAATCATAGTAAGCTTcaaccagtattttaaaattcattaaatactCCATTTAGTTCAAACAATTAACCAAATAACCCCAGAAATGAAGGGACCCTTTTCCTAGTAATTACATTCCATAAAGCCTTCTTCACTTCCCTGTTTCGGAGGCTGTAGATCAGAGGATTCAACATGGGGATGACCACTGTGTAGAACACGGAAGCCACTTTGTCTTGACTCAGGGAGTAGCTGGAGGAAGGTCTGAGATAAGTGTGGATGGAGGTGGAATAGAACAGGATGATGGCTGTCAGGTGAGACGCACATGTGGAGAATGCTCTGCGCCTCCCCTCCCCTGAATGCATAcggaagatggagaagagaatgtaGCAGTAGGAGGTGAGGGTCACTAGCAGAGTCCCAACTATATTCACACCAGCAAAAGTGGACAAGATGCTTTCATACAGGTGTGTGTCAGAACATGAGAGCTTAAAAATTGGAGGGGTGTCACAGAAGAAGTGATGGATGACATTGGAACTGCAGAATGACAAGCTGCTCATATAACCTGTGTGAACCACAGAGTTCAACAGTCCTGCTGTAAAAGCTCCTGCTGCCATTTTTAGACAGACAGTCCTGGACATGATCAAGGAGTAAAGGAGAGGGCTGCatatggccacatagcggtcatggGCCATTAACCCAAAAAGGATGCATTCAGTTGTGGCCAAGGCTATAAAGAAGTACATCTGCAGAAAGCAGCCAGCAAAGGAGATGGTTTTCTTCTCTGATAAAAAGTCTACCAGCATCTTTGGAGTTATGGTGGATGAATAACTAACATCTGCAAAAGACAGGATTGCCAGGAAGAAATACATAGGTGTGTGAAGTCGAGAATCAGTCCTGATT
This genomic window from Bubalus bubalis isolate 160015118507 breed Murrah chromosome 16, NDDB_SH_1, whole genome shotgun sequence contains:
- the LOC112579641 gene encoding olfactory receptor 5F1-like is translated as MAKNNCTLLMEFILLGLTDTLELQAILFSLFLVIYTLTVVGNIGMILLIRTDSRLHTPMYFFLAILSFADVSYSSTITPKMLVDFLSEKKTISFAGCFLQMYFFIALATTECILFGLMAHDRYVAICSPLLYSLIMSRTVCLKMAAGAFTAGLLNSVVHTGYMSSLSFCSSNVIHHFFCDTPPIFKLSCSDTHLYESILSTFAGVNIVGTLLVTLTSYCYILFSIFRMHSGEGRRRAFSTCASHLTAIILFYSTSIHTYLRPSSSYSLSQDKVASVFYTVVIPMLNPLIYSLRNREVKKALWNVITRKRVPSFLGLFG